The genomic window TGCAGGTCATAGGAAAGACCAAGTGTGTATTTGTGGGAAATATTGGGAAAGGGAGTTGTATGTCTGAGACCTCACCTCAGGGACAGAACTATGATCAGTGGAAGGTGTGGAAAGAGAAGGTGGTAGATGGGTGTTGGTATCTCTTTCCTGAACAAAGGGATTTTCAAAAGCTGAACATTCTAGCCACTAGTCTGTCATTATCATGGCTCCTGATTGTTCCAACTGCTGTAGCTGTCCAATCTGGTAGTCCAGCTTTGCCAGGACAATCCTGATTATAGCAAGTCCCTTCAACCTGCCCCACTCCCCACATCTTCAAAGGGTATCAGGAAATGTCTCTTGAGATCAAAGGGAAACATAAGGGAGAAAGTAAATTTTAGGTAAAACCACCagtctcccttcctttctccaatGTTAGGCTTACCTTCTTGTCATGGAACTCTAATTCAACAAGATATTATACCACAGCAGTGTAATGTTGTTTCCTCACACTCATGGACATGTTATTGGTGAGCAATGctcctccctcttttctatcCTCAAACAGTCAAACCCAAAGGCACTGTGTGGGCCACAGGTTAAATCTTTTCACTGTTAAGGACAGTAGAGATGCCATATCTGGACTCTAACAGCAAAGGCCCAGATGTGCTAAGAGAGGAAATGGTAATAGCAAAGAAGAAACCAGAGATTTGCATTAGAGGCAGCCCAATTATGAAGATGTTGAAAGTTTATTCCCAGAGTATGTGAAACCAAGGGTGCCATTTGTTATGGGAGTCTCTTGTTAGTGGCTGCTGGGAATATattcccccttttttgttttatgggaacaCAGTTATTTTTCCCCCAACAATATGGTCAGTAAGTTTGTCGAGTATTGTGAAGGGCTGTTATTTGAGTCTGAATGTTGAGGAATATAAACAGCATTATCAAAATTTTTCTGTCTTGTTCTTCTGCCTGGTTGCAGAGTGAGTCATTATACTAGGTATTGAATCTCGTGAGATGTCATGGAGGTAAACTTTCTGACAAATGGAGAAGTAGGACTGCAGTCagaacagacatttttcataagtctctcatcagtctcctggctcaaCACTTTGGTATGTTGGCCCATTTTAATTACCCCAACAGATAAAAGTGTTACCaggtctcttttccctttccttccccacagGTTACAGCAGGAACTCTCCTGGGAAGATCCCATTTACCAACAGCTTTCAAgcactgctgctgctgttactgcttttttgtttcttatgcctcttgtgccccacattgggcgccatttGTTACTGAAGCCTCTTGTTAGTGGTTGCTGGGGATCTACTTCTGACCAGCAGGATAGAtcctttcatgtgagtggatgatAACaacacaaggagactgagaagcgaTTGCAATCTCTgatctccctccttttctcttttgtctccattttatttcattcccaatccacaagcaacatctgtgttaATAAAAACTGATTTGCAATTGCTTCAGTcatgttatgattcacagttgtGGGGGCTTTCTGGAGAACTGATCTTCCCCTTTAAACTTAGGCATAATCCTTAACAAatgcccagtttttttttttgtttttttgttttttgtttttttgcttcaaGTGACAGGTTATTGCAGCCTTATAGATAAATTCCATAGTCTCTTCAAAGATGATCTATAATTATTGGTCAAGGTAATGTGTAATTGGACATACAATGTATAAAACTTGTTTTGCAgtatacatattttgtacttCCATTGCAAATAGACAAAGAGCTGGGTccataattgtaaaggaaaaagaaagcagaaacaatatatttgggaaattacaatattattttaataatttaagctTCTCCCAGAAACAAAGGCTTCGAAGAACAGtaacatttatatgtttataagGAATGCAAAACAGTTTATATACATTGATTTGATTCTCCCAAAAACTTTGTGAATAAAGTATTACAAGTATTATGAgctccattttatacatgagagaATTAAGGAGAGaggaattaaataatttgctctaGTTCCCACAGATTCACAGAGGGGAAGATATTTGGCTAAAGAGTCACTAGgtggggggcaactaggtggcacagtgtatagaacaccagccctgaattcaggaggaccagagttcaaatctgatctctgacacttaacacttcctagctgtgtgaccctgggcaagtcacttaaccccagcctcagggggaaaaaaaaaaaaaagaaaaaaaaaagtcactgggTGGAGCGGCAGCTCAATGtcagtgaatagagcatgggccttgaagtcaggataacctgagttcagatcccgcctcagatacttaacacttcctacctgtgtgggctagtcaattaaccccaaatggctctgtaaaaagggaaaagctaattaagtcttgagtggagaagaggaaagatgtGGGGGAAATTGATAGGgtaagaaaggggagaaggaggaagctGAGAGTAAAAGATTAGAGGGGAgacagaggaaaaaggaagagatgcGTTGGAGGAGGAGTGCCGGCATAAAGAGATCctagggagaaagaagggaaggaaaaggaggaggggtgTGGGCAGGAATACCCTGGAGATCTGAAAAGGAAATCTGAAAGTCGGGAGGAGAGAAGGTGCGCCCCAACCTGAGCGAGCGCAGGAGCTGCTGCTTTTGTGGAATCACTGGCTACAAGAGCCGCTTGCTGTCAGTCTGCCTTGGGCTGGACCTTGCTCTTTCAGTTTTCCTTTCCTGGTACCCGCCCTTCTTACCTGCAGACACCTGGCCCCGCCCCTTTCGCAGCGGGATTTTTGGAATCTGTTTCCACTTTTCATACATCAGGGGAATCTCCGGCTCTGCCGCTTAAAAGTGCAGGGATGAAGCGGTCTCCTGCATCACTTGTCACCTCACTTCTCCAAGGCCATGAGGACTCCGCAGGCTCTCCCGCTGCTGCTTTGTGCCCTGATGTCAGGGGCAATTTCGAAGTCCCTGGCCCCGACTCCCAGCAGCCTTCCCCCCGAGAGGAACTGCCAGATCAGCCACTTCAAGTCTCTTTCGCCTCGGGAGCTGGAAACCTTCAAGGTGGCCCAAAATGCCTACGTGAGTTCCTGGAGTAATTTTTGTACCCCACTCCTTCCATCCCTCACTTCCCGGGGTCTAACCTCGATCTCTTTTACTGGGCTCTAATACTCATCTCTCGCACTGAGACCTAaccttcatccttccttcttgaGCTGTCGCTTTCTCTGTTTCTAACCTCCGTTCTACATCGCAAGGATCTAGAAGGGTCACAAGCCTTTAACTCCTTCCTCTTCATCCCCCAAAGGAGAAGATCATGATTCAGACGGAGAGGAAATGTAGCTCCCGATTCTTCCACAGAAACTGGGACCTTCGGCAGCTGCCGGTAAGAAGGGGCGCTCCCCACCTCTCAGTCCCCCATCGCCTGCCTCCGAAATCTGTAGCCTCCCCATTTCTCTTCCCCCATCTGTGGGTCCTCCCCGTCTCCTTCCCCTGTCCCCTTCATCAGCCTCTCCCTCACATCgcctctcatctctctcctcaCAGCCGTCCGTCCGGCCCCTGGTCTTACAGGCTGAGCTGAAATTGACTCTGGACGTCTTGAAAGCCGTAACCAAGCCTGAGCTGGACAGAGTTCTGGCTCAACCCCTACAAACGCTCAGCCACATCTACCAAGAGATCCAAAGCTGTGTGAGTACTGGAGGATGGGCGGGGCTCCCCTGGACCAATGGGCATGGAGCTGTTCCCTGTCTCTCAGGCGCCTCTGTCCCTTGCAGTGAGGCTGAGAGGCTGCAATACCTggattcctccctctccccccaccatCAAATACCCGAGTTCCCCTTCGCTTTTATCAAGTCCACCCTCTCCCTACACAGGTTACTTCCAGGCCCTCTAAGGAACACAGGCCTCCAGGCCGCCTGAAGAATTGGCTGAACAAGCTCAGTGAGGCCAGAAAGGTGAGTCAGGAAAGCTTCAGATCTACGGAGGGCACCCGGGGATGGAGGGGAGGAGTCAGAGGGGACCCCAGAGCCTGGGCAGCAAGAGACTctgcccaccccacccccaccccgaggGAGGAGCAGGACTCAGAATTCCCCAGAGGACCCTTACCCCTGTGTCTCTTCTCTTCAGGAGCCTCACAATTGCCTAGAAGCAGCGATCATGCTCAATCTCTTCAGACTCCTGACCCAAGACCTCCGATGTGTAGCCTATGGGGACCTCTGTTGAAGATGCAGACTCAGCCTGAAGTCTGAGCCTGGACTTTTGCACTCCAAACTTTATTTATGGACCAATACCCTTCTAGTATATTTATTCCCTCCATCCCAACAACCACATACTTTATATGCCAGAGGATAGTTTTgtacttttgtatttttctatattttgttaaataaataagaaaacacaaaaaatttGAAGGCCCGTCTGttgttttgtagttgttttctGCGTGACAGTTTGTGGCTATAAGCCAGTGTGGTTGTGGGTTTCTGTGTGTAGCTGTGAGCAGGTGGGATTGTGGATTTCTGGGTTTGTGTGTGTAATTGTAAATCAGTGTATGGCTGTGAACGGGTAGGGTTATGGATTTGTGAGCCCAGTTGTGGGTTTGTGTATTTAGTCATAGGTCTGTGTATGGCTATGAGTTGGTGGGATTGTGAgtgtccatgtgtgtgtgtgtgtacttgcaGGGTTGTGCATGGCTGTGAGCTGGTGGGATTGTGGGTTTGTAATGTGGCTATAAGTGGGACTGTAGAATATAGGTGTCTGTGTGCAGTGACCTGGATCTCAGTGCTCAGAGGCAGGGGTGCAGTCTGGGTCTCCTCTGACCTTGCTTGTGGGCTCCATTTTGCTGGGAAGGTAGCACCTGGCCTGGAAGATTAGATTGCAGGGAATAGGGGTTCCAGTCAATCAATACTGGCTGACCCTGAGTGAGCACCTTGGGCACAGGTGATGGGTACTGGGGAGGCGGTGTGCCCTCTTAGAGGAGCCAGCTGGATGCTGGGGTTGGGAGAGCCAGTCAGGAGGGGTCAAGTTAAGACTACCAGGTGcttctactgtctatctacccaggttacttataccttcggaatctaatacttatgtgcaacaagaaaatggtatttacacacatatattgtatctgggttatattgtaacacatgtaaaatgtatgggattgcctgtcatcggggggagggagtggagggagggaggggataatttggaaaaatggatacaagggataatgttataaaaaaaaattacttatgcatatatactgtggaaaaaaaaagactaccagGTGCTTGAATCCCATTGCCCACCCCTGCCCCTTATCTCTTCCTGGCCAGGTTTTGCTCTTCCCACAATCTCTCCCACGGCTCTTATAAGGAGGCTGGGGAGCAAGGAGGACAGGTGCCTGTGTGATCTCTGCCTTTAACTATGGCACCATTTCTCTTGCCTTCGCTCCTCCTGTTGGCCCTTCTGAGGGCTCTGCCAGGCACCTGGGCTGCGTGTCCGGTCCCTGCCACCCTGAAGCCCACCGAGGGACCCCGAGAATGTGCCCGCCTTTATGAGAAGAGTGACGCCTACTATGAGAATTGCTGTGCCGGAGCTCAGCTGAGCCTGGAGCCCGGGGTCGACCTGCCGTACCTGCCCTCCGACTGGTACCACAAAGCGTCCTCCCTGGTGGTGGGTCCCCGCTGTGAGCTCACAGTCTGGTCTCGCTCCGGCAAAGGTGGCAAGACCCGAAAGTTCTCATCCGGAGCCTACCCTCGGCTGGCGGAGTTTCGCCTCGGAATATTTGGCGATTGGAATAACGCCATAGGGGCTCTCTACTGCAAGTGCTACTAAACTGGCCTGGGACCCCTCCTCATCCATCGCAGCCCAAGCCTTG from Sminthopsis crassicaudata isolate SCR6 chromosome 3, ASM4859323v1, whole genome shotgun sequence includes these protein-coding regions:
- the LOC141562589 gene encoding interferon lambda-3-like; the encoded protein is MRTPQALPLLLCALMSGAISKSLAPTPSSLPPERNCQISHFKSLSPRELETFKVAQNAYEKIMIQTERKCSSRFFHRNWDLRQLPPSVRPLVLQAELKLTLDVLKAVTKPELDRVLAQPLQTLSHIYQEIQSCVTSRPSKEHRPPGRLKNWLNKLSEARKEPHNCLEAAIMLNLFRLLTQDLRCVAYGDLC
- the SYCN gene encoding syncollin codes for the protein MAPFLLPSLLLLALLRALPGTWAACPVPATLKPTEGPRECARLYEKSDAYYENCCAGAQLSLEPGVDLPYLPSDWYHKASSLVVGPRCELTVWSRSGKGGKTRKFSSGAYPRLAEFRLGIFGDWNNAIGALYCKCY